A genomic window from Pirellulaceae bacterium includes:
- a CDS encoding SDR family oxidoreductase, with product MPYAVVTGSSSGIGLATAELLVSRGYQVVIHGHRKLSALQSVVQELRSRSNRESSCKNPNAVRCIVADLTCPSSCRQLVDACFHWLPRIDLWVNNAGADVLTEPHLTDNFETKLQKLWAVDVAGTIRLSRLVASRMMQLSSSAVAPSIVNVGWDQANLGMEGDAGQLFCPIKSAVMAFTSAFALSVSPHIRVNCVAPGWIQTQWGRQQADDYWVQRAVHEALAQRWGQPSDVAEAICWLASSPAQFISGQTIPINGGRRFYWPPSNDRT from the coding sequence ATGCCATACGCCGTCGTGACCGGTAGCTCCTCTGGTATCGGACTAGCCACCGCTGAACTACTTGTAAGTCGCGGGTATCAGGTAGTCATTCACGGTCATCGGAAGTTGTCAGCCCTGCAGTCGGTGGTGCAAGAATTGAGGTCGAGGTCCAACCGCGAAAGCTCCTGCAAAAATCCGAATGCAGTGCGGTGCATCGTTGCCGACCTCACCTGCCCAAGTTCATGCCGCCAATTGGTAGATGCATGCTTTCATTGGCTACCGCGCATCGACCTGTGGGTAAACAATGCTGGTGCAGACGTTTTGACCGAGCCACACCTGACTGACAATTTTGAAACCAAGCTGCAGAAGCTCTGGGCCGTTGATGTCGCTGGCACGATTCGTCTCAGCCGCTTGGTGGCCTCACGAATGATGCAGTTGTCCAGCAGCGCTGTCGCGCCAAGCATTGTCAATGTAGGCTGGGATCAGGCCAACCTGGGCATGGAAGGAGACGCTGGACAGTTATTCTGCCCAATAAAGTCGGCTGTGATGGCCTTTACGTCGGCATTTGCCCTGTCGGTCTCCCCACATATTCGTGTGAACTGCGTCGCTCCGGGTTGGATTCAGACCCAATGGGGTCGCCAACAGGCTGATGACTATTGGGTCCAGCGCGCAGTTCATGAAGCTCTGGCACAGCGTTGGGGGCAGCCCTCCGATGTCGCAGAAGCGATTTGCTGGCTTGCCAGCTCCCCTGCGCAGTTTATTTCTGGGCAAACCATTCCCATCAACGGTGGCCGCCGTTTTTATTGGCCGCCCTCCAACGACCGCACTTAG
- a CDS encoding cyclic nucleotide-binding domain-containing protein gives MSTTTVHTSRPQRWDHPLDESMDATQVAWLMRLSPFSQMDASRFSEQAPLADILRNDCRLLQLEPGDMVFREGQYGGSAYLVLDGQVRVLLTRLLTDEELQRRRQFRQKRSGGLGWLGFSRLAVAGRQDRRAQKRTRSQPRNSSTGGRQEQPVRLALRQTRGTSRIYLQDIPGVLSSHQTAAVGPGELFGEMAAVTRTPREFTAIAENKCLVLEIRWQGLKLLRQDPAFRQLLDERYRAEVLKSHLRESPLFRFVPDKNLDQIVAATRLEQFGELEWYAKYRRQATQVASQRIAAEPLVAEEGQYAGALWIVRSGFARLSRRQGAGHRTLSYLGKGQMFGLAELTHNACYAAHCPPLPYQESLRAIGYVDLLCIPRQVVVDHVLPYIRKESRLPPIESPRYEYGQPVLDAPLASNHFAIETGLLEFLVEQRLMNGRQAMMIDMTRCTRCDDCVRACATTHGGTPVFVRQGPQYGRWMFAQACMHCEDPVCMIGCPTGAIHRDMQTGLAKISAASCIGCKSCAESCPYGNIRMVVSKDHRGRARVDQATGQPIVQASKCDLCADGPGQATCQTACPHDALVRINLSDIQQLSQHLQRRAA, from the coding sequence ATGTCGACAACTACCGTCCATACCAGCCGACCTCAACGTTGGGATCATCCTCTGGATGAAAGTATGGACGCGACGCAGGTCGCTTGGTTGATGCGGCTGTCGCCGTTCTCGCAGATGGATGCGAGCAGGTTTTCCGAGCAGGCACCGCTAGCTGATATTCTGCGGAATGATTGTCGTTTACTGCAACTTGAGCCAGGCGACATGGTATTTCGTGAGGGGCAATACGGCGGTTCAGCCTATCTTGTGTTGGACGGACAGGTGCGTGTTCTACTGACTAGATTGCTAACTGACGAAGAATTGCAGCGTCGCCGTCAATTTCGACAGAAACGGTCTGGGGGGCTGGGATGGCTAGGCTTCTCCCGGCTAGCTGTGGCCGGGCGCCAGGATAGACGTGCACAAAAGAGAACTCGTTCACAACCGCGAAATTCCAGCACAGGTGGACGCCAGGAACAGCCCGTTCGGCTGGCGTTGCGCCAGACGCGTGGGACAAGTCGTATCTATCTGCAAGACATTCCTGGCGTGCTGTCATCCCACCAGACGGCAGCAGTTGGGCCTGGGGAACTGTTTGGAGAAATGGCCGCAGTGACTCGCACGCCTCGCGAGTTCACTGCGATCGCCGAGAATAAATGCCTCGTATTGGAAATTCGCTGGCAGGGCTTGAAGTTGTTGCGGCAAGATCCTGCGTTTCGACAACTGCTGGACGAGCGTTATCGTGCGGAGGTTCTCAAGTCGCATCTGCGTGAAAGTCCGCTCTTTCGCTTTGTTCCTGACAAGAATCTAGATCAAATCGTCGCTGCGACGCGATTGGAGCAGTTCGGCGAGTTGGAGTGGTATGCCAAATATCGTCGCCAAGCAACGCAAGTCGCCAGCCAGCGCATTGCTGCCGAGCCGCTGGTTGCCGAGGAAGGGCAATACGCTGGTGCGTTGTGGATTGTACGCAGTGGCTTCGCACGGCTCAGTCGCCGACAAGGAGCCGGCCATCGCACGCTCTCGTATCTTGGTAAGGGCCAGATGTTTGGGCTGGCTGAACTGACGCACAACGCCTGCTACGCCGCCCATTGCCCTCCCCTGCCCTATCAAGAGTCGCTTCGAGCGATTGGCTATGTCGACTTGCTGTGTATTCCCAGGCAGGTCGTGGTGGATCACGTTCTACCGTACATCCGCAAAGAGAGTCGGTTGCCGCCTATCGAGTCGCCGCGCTACGAGTATGGACAGCCCGTCCTGGACGCTCCACTGGCGAGCAATCATTTTGCAATCGAGACAGGATTATTAGAGTTTCTAGTCGAGCAGCGCCTCATGAATGGTCGTCAGGCAATGATGATCGACATGACGCGCTGCACACGTTGCGATGACTGTGTCAGGGCTTGTGCGACAACACACGGTGGAACTCCTGTATTCGTTCGTCAAGGCCCACAGTATGGTCGTTGGATGTTTGCCCAAGCCTGTATGCATTGCGAAGATCCGGTGTGCATGATTGGCTGCCCCACCGGGGCCATCCATCGCGACATGCAAACCGGATTGGCAAAAATTAGTGCAGCTTCATGCATCGGTTGCAAGAGTTGCGCTGAGAGTTGCCCCTATGGCAACATACGCATGGTGGTTTCTAAAGATCATCGCGGCAGAGCCAGAGTCGATCAAGCCACCGGTCAACCGATTGTGCAAGCCTCCAAGTGCGATCTCTGCGCTGATGGTCCCGGTCAGGCTACATGTCAAACCGCCTGTCCGCATGACGCCCTGGTACGCATCAATCTGTCGGATATACAGCAGCTCAGCCAGCATCTGCAGCGGAGGGCTGCTTGA
- a CDS encoding cysteine desulfurase — MIYLDHHATTPLDPLALQAMLPLFQQQFANPGSLTHQAGREVAEIVQSSVVELARLIGAQADELVMTSGATESNNLALQGVMLHPRQKRRKIVSVVTEHKAILDPLHRLSQQGFQVDLLPVDGQTSSTPGRIDLQRLADAVDDQTALVSVMLANNEIGVLQPMAEIAEICRKRGCYLHTDASQAVGRIAVDVDRLDVDLLSFSSHKFYGPKGAGGLFVRRRERMVRLQGQIMGGGQQHNLRSGTLNPPGIVGMQVALSSTLASLSEDQRRIGQLRDQLYQRLQAMPQLQLNGPPLIDSQRLSGNLNCCFYPLEGQSLMMHAPELAISSGSACTSANPEPSHVLRALGLSEDHARSSLRFGLGRFTTATEIDQAAEMLLGAVQQLEQLR; from the coding sequence ATGATCTATCTTGATCACCACGCCACGACGCCCTTGGACCCACTGGCGCTCCAGGCCATGCTGCCCCTATTTCAGCAGCAGTTCGCCAATCCCGGCAGCCTAACGCACCAGGCCGGGCGCGAGGTTGCCGAAATCGTACAGTCATCCGTAGTGGAGCTGGCTAGGTTGATCGGTGCCCAGGCGGATGAGCTGGTGATGACCAGCGGCGCTACTGAGAGCAATAATTTAGCGCTGCAAGGTGTGATGCTGCATCCGCGCCAAAAAAGGCGAAAGATCGTGAGTGTTGTCACCGAACACAAAGCCATCTTAGACCCACTGCACCGCCTGTCACAGCAAGGCTTTCAAGTGGATCTGCTGCCGGTCGATGGCCAGACGAGTTCCACACCGGGCCGCATTGATCTTCAGCGATTGGCCGATGCAGTGGATGACCAGACGGCGCTGGTCAGCGTCATGCTAGCCAACAACGAGATTGGTGTGCTGCAGCCGATGGCGGAGATTGCAGAAATTTGCCGGAAGCGAGGCTGTTATCTGCACACCGACGCTTCGCAAGCCGTTGGCCGCATTGCCGTTGACGTGGATCGGCTGGATGTTGACCTGCTGAGCTTTTCGTCACACAAGTTTTATGGCCCCAAAGGCGCGGGTGGCTTGTTCGTTCGACGACGTGAGCGCATGGTACGGCTGCAAGGGCAAATCATGGGCGGTGGCCAGCAGCACAATTTGCGCTCCGGCACGCTCAATCCGCCTGGAATTGTGGGTATGCAGGTAGCACTCAGCAGCACGCTGGCCAGTTTGTCAGAAGATCAACGTCGCATTGGTCAGCTACGCGATCAGCTTTACCAGCGGTTGCAAGCCATGCCCCAATTGCAACTCAATGGGCCACCATTGATCGACTCGCAGCGTTTGAGCGGCAACCTCAACTGTTGTTTCTATCCGCTCGAAGGGCAGAGTCTAATGATGCACGCACCGGAGCTAGCCATCAGTAGTGGCAGTGCCTGTACCAGTGCCAATCCTGAACCCAGCCACGTACTGCGCGCACTCGGGCTCAGCGAAGATCATGCTCGCAGCAGTCTACGATTCGGTCTCGGGCGGTTTACCACCGCCACGGAAATCGATCAAGCCGCCGAAATGCTATTGGGCGCTGTCCAGCAGCTCGAACAATTGCGGTGA
- a CDS encoding phosphoesterase gives MSEEHVLVIPETRLQLLGQFYGFRPFCPDTFQALLNPDYMEFRPRSSVEDDPSFKQLIPYIILQTHIDGSPHVFQYTRGSGQGEKRLHALRSLGIGGHISREDATGADLYRSGMMRELTEETIIESDYQEELVGFIYDDTSPVGRVHLGVVHRLVLQSPNARARESHLTESGFACVSDLKSELDRFETWSQLCLVNLF, from the coding sequence ATGTCGGAAGAGCACGTTTTGGTTATTCCCGAGACTCGCTTACAGTTATTGGGCCAGTTTTATGGGTTTCGGCCCTTCTGTCCAGATACGTTTCAAGCGCTGCTGAATCCGGACTACATGGAATTCCGTCCGCGCAGCAGCGTCGAAGACGATCCGAGCTTCAAGCAGTTGATCCCCTACATCATCTTGCAGACGCACATCGACGGTTCGCCACACGTATTTCAATACACGCGCGGTTCTGGCCAAGGTGAAAAACGTTTGCACGCTCTGCGCAGCCTAGGCATAGGCGGTCATATTTCACGCGAAGATGCAACTGGTGCAGACCTGTATCGCAGCGGCATGATGCGTGAATTGACCGAAGAGACGATTATCGAGTCAGATTACCAGGAAGAGCTAGTCGGCTTCATTTATGACGACACCAGTCCGGTAGGTCGGGTCCACCTGGGAGTTGTCCATCGCCTGGTATTGCAGTCGCCAAACGCAAGGGCTCGCGAAAGTCATTTGACCGAAAGTGGATTTGCATGCGTCAGCGATCTAAAATCGGAGCTGGACCGCTTTGAGACTTGGAGCCAATTATGTTTGGTCAACCTGTTCTGA
- the queA gene encoding tRNA preQ1(34) S-adenosylmethionine ribosyltransferase-isomerase QueA, with the protein MDDIQAYDYHLPRELIAQYPTEHRIDARLMLLERQSGQISHYYVRDLPELVQPGDALVLNNSQVIPARLVGIRTATGGRWEGLFLREDQPGVWELLSKTRGHLNAGESISLQDREGRLAPALTVLSSLGHGHLAVRPIESDVGLAQFLERYGRVPLPPYIRDGQMVDSDQQRYQTVYADQPGSVAAPTAGLHFTADLIRHLQHQGVQTVPVTLHVGLGTFRPVAAARLSQHVMHSEWGELSSESVAKLQQCRSSGGRIIAVGTTSARVLESAAQVHGRAFQAWSGQTNLLIRPPYQFRALDALMTNFHLPSSTLLALVCAFAGHELTMEAYHTAIQQRYRFYSYGDCMLIV; encoded by the coding sequence TTGGATGACATCCAGGCCTACGACTATCATCTGCCGCGAGAATTGATCGCTCAATATCCCACCGAGCATCGTATTGATGCCCGGCTGATGTTGCTCGAACGACAATCAGGCCAGATTTCTCATTATTACGTGCGCGATTTGCCCGAACTGGTTCAGCCGGGCGATGCGCTGGTGCTCAATAATTCCCAAGTCATTCCGGCGCGACTGGTTGGAATTCGTACTGCCACCGGCGGGCGCTGGGAAGGCTTGTTTCTACGCGAGGATCAACCGGGAGTCTGGGAGCTGTTGAGCAAGACGCGCGGGCATCTGAATGCTGGCGAGTCCATTTCGCTGCAAGACCGTGAAGGTCGTTTGGCGCCCGCTTTGACCGTGTTGTCGAGTTTAGGACACGGACACTTGGCGGTGCGTCCTATCGAGTCGGACGTTGGACTTGCGCAATTCTTAGAGCGCTATGGTCGAGTTCCACTGCCACCCTACATTCGCGACGGTCAAATGGTCGATAGTGACCAACAGCGGTACCAAACAGTCTATGCGGATCAGCCAGGCTCAGTCGCAGCTCCAACCGCCGGGTTGCATTTTACTGCCGACTTGATTCGCCACTTGCAGCATCAAGGCGTGCAGACCGTTCCGGTGACATTGCATGTTGGCCTGGGAACATTTCGTCCGGTCGCTGCCGCTCGCCTCAGTCAGCATGTCATGCATAGCGAATGGGGTGAACTCAGCTCCGAGTCAGTTGCCAAATTGCAGCAGTGCCGATCCAGCGGCGGTCGAATCATCGCCGTAGGCACGACGTCAGCCCGGGTGCTCGAGAGTGCCGCCCAGGTTCACGGACGAGCGTTTCAGGCTTGGTCTGGGCAGACGAATCTCCTGATTCGCCCACCCTATCAATTCCGCGCTCTCGATGCGCTGATGACTAATTTTCACCTGCCCAGTAGTACTTTATTGGCGCTGGTTTGCGCATTTGCAGGCCATGAACTGACGATGGAGGCTTATCATACAGCCATTCAGCAGCGCTATCGGTTCTACAGTTATGGCGATTGCATGTTGATCGTCTAG
- a CDS encoding ATP-dependent Clp protease proteolytic subunit codes for MPSIPYVIEKSGREERVYDVYSRLLKDRIIFLGTQVNDEVANALVAQMLFLQSDDPKSDIHLYINSPGGSVSAGMAIYDTMQFVSCDVATYCIGQAASMGAVLLAAGTKQKRFALPNARIMIHQPLAGMQGTAEEILIHATEFKRIKQKLNEILIKHTGQTMEAIERDTDRDRFMSSAEAVSYGLVDRVVESMPRPVAATN; via the coding sequence ATGCCCAGTATTCCCTACGTAATCGAGAAAAGTGGTCGCGAAGAGCGGGTCTACGACGTTTACAGCCGATTGCTCAAAGACCGCATCATCTTCTTAGGGACCCAGGTGAACGATGAAGTGGCCAACGCGCTGGTGGCGCAGATGTTGTTCTTGCAGTCGGATGATCCCAAAAGCGACATTCACCTGTATATCAATTCTCCCGGCGGCAGTGTGTCTGCGGGCATGGCCATCTACGATACCATGCAATTTGTGTCCTGCGACGTAGCCACGTACTGCATTGGCCAAGCAGCTTCGATGGGCGCTGTATTGCTGGCTGCCGGTACCAAGCAGAAGCGGTTCGCTTTGCCCAATGCACGTATCATGATTCACCAACCGCTGGCTGGCATGCAAGGAACCGCAGAAGAAATCTTGATTCACGCAACAGAGTTCAAGCGCATCAAGCAAAAACTGAATGAGATTCTGATCAAGCACACCGGTCAGACCATGGAAGCCATCGAGCGAGACACGGATCGCGATCGCTTTATGTCGTCCGCAGAAGCTGTTTCTTACGGGCTGGTCGATCGCGTTGTAGAAAGTATGCCTCGGCCAGTCGCCGCAACCAATTGA
- a CDS encoding ATP-dependent Clp protease proteolytic subunit → MDVQAGHVSASYAATSYQRQRQLTLGDLLLENRIVFLQGEIYTGNANEVVMKLLYLQSENRRKDIHFYLNSPGGDVIATLAILDTMKILSCPVSTYCVGQAASGAAVLLAGGQKGKRFCLPHSRVMIHQPAGGVSGQVSDIEIQANEILRYRSLLNEILAESCGKTSEQIAHDSDRDFFLTAQQAKDYGLVDEILTKPPVEATEGSSS, encoded by the coding sequence CTGGATGTTCAAGCAGGCCATGTCTCGGCCTCGTACGCTGCCACGAGTTATCAACGTCAGCGCCAATTGACTTTGGGCGATTTGCTGTTGGAAAACCGGATCGTTTTCCTGCAGGGAGAGATCTATACGGGCAACGCCAACGAGGTGGTGATGAAGTTGTTGTACTTGCAGAGCGAAAACCGCCGCAAGGATATTCACTTCTACTTGAACAGTCCGGGCGGTGACGTCATTGCTACCCTGGCGATTCTAGATACGATGAAGATTCTCTCCTGTCCGGTGTCTACCTACTGCGTTGGTCAGGCGGCTAGCGGCGCGGCGGTACTGTTGGCTGGCGGACAAAAGGGCAAGCGATTCTGCCTGCCACATTCGCGAGTCATGATTCACCAGCCGGCTGGTGGCGTATCGGGCCAAGTTTCGGATATCGAGATTCAAGCCAATGAAATCCTACGCTACCGTTCGCTGCTCAACGAGATATTGGCCGAATCTTGCGGCAAGACTTCCGAACAGATTGCCCATGATTCTGACCGCGACTTTTTCTTGACGGCCCAACAAGCCAAGGATTACGGCTTGGTTGACGAAATACTCACCAAGCCGCCCGTCGAGGCTACCGAAGGCAGTAGTTCGTAG
- the tig gene encoding trigger factor translates to MATTNPDVESTTDEKPELTLDVKVEVKSTCERHVVVTVPRAEVERYRRDSYDDIVPKAELPGFRAGKAPRKLVESRFKEQVAEQVKSSLVMDSLQKVTSGDYFSAIGEPDFDFEAVQLPEEGDFVYQFRIEVRPDFETPQWEGLKLQRPVCEVTESHLEERLRWTLARFLPGEPVDGACQSGDSVTLNGQFSYEGRNISSFDEEKVVVRQRLCFGDAQVAGFDELICGKHEGESFTTTLKISDSAANEELRGKEVQAQFEIVEIRRVNVDEIGPAELDKLGFESTDELRDFVRTELQQQFGYRQQQSLRKQIVQMLTAGANWELPESLVRSQTNRELQRMILELQRSGISQDDITGYVNMARMNARESTIAALREHFVLEKIAEDLKLEPSEADYDREIGLIAEQSDSTPRRIRARLEKSGQMDALRNQIVERMVIEKVVEAAQLQDQQDTEFFKSLGKDSSDIDFTIAGDFAIIPEAKHDNAPPELPGAAKLPEKDKED, encoded by the coding sequence ATGGCTACCACGAATCCTGATGTTGAGTCAACCACCGACGAAAAGCCCGAGTTGACGCTGGACGTCAAGGTCGAGGTGAAATCAACTTGCGAACGTCATGTGGTGGTCACCGTTCCGCGAGCCGAGGTCGAACGTTATCGTCGCGATTCGTACGATGATATCGTTCCTAAGGCCGAGTTGCCTGGCTTTCGGGCCGGCAAAGCGCCTCGCAAGCTTGTGGAAAGCCGCTTCAAGGAGCAAGTCGCCGAGCAGGTGAAAAGCTCGCTGGTAATGGATAGTCTCCAGAAGGTAACATCAGGCGACTATTTTTCTGCGATCGGCGAGCCGGACTTTGATTTTGAAGCGGTTCAATTGCCTGAAGAAGGCGATTTTGTGTATCAGTTTCGCATCGAGGTTCGCCCAGACTTTGAGACTCCTCAGTGGGAAGGTCTCAAGCTGCAGCGACCAGTGTGCGAAGTCACCGAGAGCCATCTTGAAGAACGCTTGAGATGGACGCTAGCCCGATTCTTGCCTGGCGAGCCTGTGGATGGAGCTTGTCAAAGCGGTGACTCGGTAACGCTCAACGGTCAGTTTTCATACGAAGGCCGGAACATTAGTAGTTTTGACGAAGAGAAGGTTGTTGTCCGCCAGCGGTTGTGTTTCGGCGATGCTCAGGTCGCTGGGTTTGACGAGCTGATCTGTGGCAAGCACGAGGGCGAAAGTTTCACTACCACACTGAAGATTTCCGATTCCGCTGCCAATGAAGAGTTGCGTGGAAAGGAAGTTCAGGCCCAGTTTGAGATCGTTGAAATTCGACGGGTCAACGTAGACGAAATTGGTCCTGCCGAGTTGGATAAGTTGGGATTTGAAAGTACCGACGAACTGCGAGATTTCGTTCGTACCGAGTTGCAGCAGCAGTTTGGTTATCGCCAGCAGCAGTCGTTGCGTAAACAGATCGTGCAAATGTTGACTGCGGGTGCCAACTGGGAATTGCCTGAGTCGCTGGTTCGTAGCCAAACCAACCGCGAGCTTCAGCGCATGATCCTGGAGTTGCAGCGTAGCGGCATTTCCCAAGACGACATTACCGGCTACGTCAACATGGCTCGAATGAACGCTCGAGAATCAACGATCGCCGCCCTTCGAGAACACTTTGTCTTGGAAAAGATCGCCGAAGACCTCAAGCTGGAGCCATCTGAGGCGGATTACGATCGCGAAATTGGTCTGATCGCCGAGCAGAGCGATAGTACTCCCCGCCGAATTCGGGCTCGTCTGGAGAAATCTGGACAAATGGATGCTCTCCGTAATCAAATTGTCGAGCGGATGGTCATCGAGAAGGTTGTTGAGGCAGCCCAGTTACAAGATCAACAGGACACCGAATTCTTTAAGTCGCTGGGCAAGGACAGTAGCGATATCGACTTTACCATCGCCGGAGATTTCGCGATAATTCCCGAAGCCAAGCACGATAACGCTCCGCCTGAATTGCCGGGAGCTGCCAAGCTGCCGGAGAAAGATAAGGAAGACTAA